The Fortiea contorta PCC 7126 genome has a segment encoding these proteins:
- the mrdA gene encoding penicillin-binding protein 2 → MALLPPLPLGSKKDIRTVGRGCQPLVLIGFTLIMTAVIEARLVYLQIIEGAKFRHKAATSWTRVIAKPPQRGNIFDRNGKVLASTRYSRSLYLWPMAHTKPSWSVLAPLLEKILHIPQRQIEQQLEQVGANSPSLVRIARDLNPMQITALQKYVDQLPEVEIHTEPVRYYLYGEKLSHVLGYTQEFTHEQGLLTKQAGDVIGQMGVEKAYDHLLRGEWGVERVEVDDAGRPQRVWTQKQAKAGKDLHLTIDLALQTAADQALGKYRGAIVVIDPKNGAVLAMTSRPTFDPNIFSQQKLSAKDWETLKSQDRPLVNRALKAFPPASIFKIVTTTAALESGKFTPDTVLPTSGSLRVDGVSVRELNRAGFGPLEFPRAIAVNSDTFFFQVARKIGDSTLITWSHKFGFGQKTGIELADEESTGLVPHAIWKQQILQTPGTVDQSINMSIGQGTLQITPLQSAIMFAIPANGGYRVQPQLLKNQTAATRRSPLNMKPDTVGVLREGLRRVVSEGTGQSLNLPAIAPASGQSGTAQALNGRPHHTWFGAYAPSYKPEIVVVAFSENSGADGSTICAPMVLQVLKAYFQHKYSSNYAKVYPRATVTQAQDSASKVDQIGGINGE, encoded by the coding sequence ATGGCTTTATTACCACCATTGCCACTTGGTAGCAAAAAAGATATACGTACAGTAGGACGCGGTTGTCAGCCTCTAGTTCTCATCGGATTTACCTTAATAATGACGGCTGTAATTGAGGCTCGTCTAGTATATTTGCAAATTATTGAGGGTGCAAAATTCCGACACAAAGCAGCGACGAGTTGGACGCGAGTAATTGCCAAACCACCACAGCGAGGTAATATTTTTGACCGCAACGGCAAAGTATTAGCTAGTACTCGCTACTCCCGTTCTCTATATTTATGGCCGATGGCACACACCAAGCCATCATGGTCTGTTTTAGCACCTCTTCTAGAAAAGATTCTCCACATTCCCCAAAGGCAAATAGAACAGCAGCTAGAACAAGTGGGCGCCAATTCTCCTTCATTAGTCAGGATTGCGCGGGATCTCAACCCGATGCAAATCACCGCGCTGCAAAAGTATGTAGACCAACTCCCAGAGGTAGAAATTCATACGGAACCTGTCCGCTACTATCTCTACGGTGAAAAATTATCGCATGTGCTTGGTTATACCCAAGAATTCACCCATGAGCAGGGACTGCTCACCAAGCAAGCTGGTGATGTGATTGGTCAGATGGGAGTGGAAAAAGCTTACGACCACTTACTAAGGGGTGAATGGGGTGTTGAGCGAGTGGAAGTAGATGATGCGGGACGCCCACAGCGAGTGTGGACACAAAAGCAGGCGAAAGCTGGTAAAGATTTACACTTAACTATAGATTTAGCTTTGCAAACAGCCGCAGATCAAGCTTTGGGTAAATATCGCGGGGCGATCGTCGTCATTGACCCGAAAAACGGTGCTGTTTTAGCGATGACTTCACGTCCCACCTTTGACCCCAATATTTTCTCTCAACAAAAGCTGTCTGCAAAAGATTGGGAAACCTTGAAAAGTCAAGACCGGCCTTTGGTCAATCGCGCTCTCAAAGCTTTCCCACCCGCCAGTATTTTCAAAATTGTCACCACGACAGCGGCGTTAGAATCGGGAAAGTTTACGCCTGATACAGTGCTACCAACATCGGGATCTCTGAGAGTGGATGGGGTGAGTGTGAGGGAATTGAATCGAGCGGGATTCGGCCCTTTGGAATTTCCTAGAGCGATCGCTGTTAATAGTGATACTTTTTTCTTTCAAGTCGCCAGAAAAATCGGTGATTCTACCTTAATCACTTGGAGTCACAAATTTGGATTTGGTCAAAAAACTGGTATTGAGTTGGCTGATGAAGAGTCTACAGGTCTAGTTCCCCACGCTATTTGGAAGCAACAAATTTTACAGACGCCGGGAACTGTAGACCAAAGCATTAATATGTCCATTGGTCAAGGTACTTTGCAAATTACGCCATTACAATCAGCAATTATGTTTGCTATTCCTGCAAATGGCGGGTATCGAGTACAGCCACAGTTACTGAAAAACCAGACAGCAGCCACACGGCGATCGCCTTTAAATATGAAACCGGATACAGTGGGGGTTTTGCGTGAAGGATTGCGGAGAGTAGTCAGTGAGGGTACTGGTCAGAGTTTGAATTTACCAGCGATCGCTCCCGCATCTGGACAAAGTGGGACAGCACAAGCTCTTAACGGTCGCCCTCATCACACCTGGTTCGGTGCTTACGCTCCCAGCTATAAACCAGAGATTGTGGTTGTCGCATTTAGTGAAAATTCCGGCGCTGACGGTAGCACTATTTGCGCGCCAATGGTTCTACAAGTATTAAAAGCTTATTTTCAGCATAAATACTCAAGTAATTATGCAAAAGTTTACCCGCGAGCAACAGTTACTCAAGCTCAAGATTCAGCGTCTAAAGTTGACCAAATAGGAGGTATAAATGGAGAATAA
- a CDS encoding ExbD/TolR family protein: MRLPDEPELPPQINIVPMIDVIFAILTFFIMSTLFLTRSEGLPVNLPKAATAKQQQVPTKITITVDEKGDVNLNRQPVAVDGLTEKLRALVGANKEALVVINADEKVGHGRVVAVMDKVRQVEGAKLAIATQKP, translated from the coding sequence ATGCGCCTACCAGATGAACCAGAGTTACCACCACAAATCAACATTGTGCCGATGATTGATGTGATCTTTGCGATTTTGACATTCTTCATTATGTCAACGTTATTTTTAACCAGATCGGAAGGATTACCAGTCAATTTACCGAAAGCAGCGACAGCCAAACAACAGCAAGTCCCGACGAAAATTACCATCACAGTAGACGAAAAAGGTGACGTTAACCTTAACCGTCAACCAGTAGCTGTTGATGGTTTGACAGAAAAATTACGTGCTTTGGTTGGTGCTAATAAAGAAGCATTAGTGGTGATTAATGCTGATGAAAAAGTTGGACATGGCCGAGTAGTGGCTGTCATGGATAAAGTTCGTCAGGTAGAGGGAGCAAAATTAGCGATCGCTACCCAAAAACCCTAA
- a CDS encoding phosphoribosyltransferase — protein sequence MSDLYVSWSDYHQKIEHLAVQIYHSGWEFNQIVCLARGGLRIGDILSRIYQQPLAILATSSYTGAGQQARGNLTVSRHLTMTTATLGSHILLVDDLVDSGITLQETIPWLKEHSDSPIAEIRTAVLWYKACSVVKPDYYIDYLLDNPWIHQPFEHYEYITPAGLVEKSQLNS from the coding sequence ATGTCAGACCTTTACGTTTCTTGGTCAGATTATCACCAAAAGATTGAACACTTAGCAGTTCAGATTTATCACTCAGGTTGGGAATTCAATCAAATAGTCTGTCTTGCTAGAGGTGGACTACGCATTGGCGATATTCTCTCCCGCATCTACCAACAACCGCTAGCAATCTTAGCAACATCCTCTTACACTGGCGCCGGTCAACAAGCAAGAGGTAATTTAACTGTCTCCCGTCACCTAACAATGACCACCGCCACCCTAGGATCCCATATCCTTTTAGTTGATGACCTTGTAGATTCTGGAATCACCCTCCAAGAAACAATTCCTTGGCTCAAAGAACATAGTGATTCCCCCATCGCCGAAATTCGCACCGCTGTACTTTGGTATAAAGCCTGTTCCGTTGTCAAACCAGATTACTACATCGATTACCTACTAGATAACCCCTGGATTCACCAACCCTTTGAACATTACGAATACATCACCCCTGCTGGACTAGTTGAAAAGTCGCAACTTAACTCTTGA
- a CDS encoding MFS transporter, which produces MNDAASEKLDLKTKLAYGAGDLGPAITGNISTFFLLVFFTNVAGIPPGLAGSILMVGKIWDAVNDPFVGMLTDKTQSRRWGRRLPWLLYGAIPFGVFFFLQWIVPRFSVWGLFWYYVVIGLLSQVFFTVVNLPYTAMTPELTQDYDERTSLNSFRFTFSIGGSIFSLILARIVFLQISDRSQQYLVLAAICTVIAIASLYWCVYGTRARALAFEAKRIQAEAAPDIPFVEQLKIVFSNRPFLFVIGIYLFSWLGVQITANIIPYFVVDCMRLQEADVPTVMIAVQGTALLMLFVWGALCKKVGRKVVYFLGMSLWIIAGAGLYFLQPGQIVLMYVMAVMAGFGVSTAYLIPWAMIPDVIELDELQTGQRREGIFYGFMVLLQKFGLAFGLFIVGNALEAAGFKANVPGQATLPIQPESAIQAIRLAVGPLPTICLILGLFLTFFYPITREMHAEIMLKLKQRREKVD; this is translated from the coding sequence ATGAATGATGCTGCTAGCGAAAAACTAGACTTGAAAACTAAGTTGGCTTATGGCGCGGGAGATTTAGGGCCGGCGATTACGGGAAATATTTCGACATTTTTTCTGTTGGTGTTTTTTACTAACGTCGCGGGGATTCCCCCTGGGTTAGCTGGGAGTATTTTGATGGTGGGGAAGATTTGGGATGCAGTTAATGATCCGTTTGTGGGGATGTTGACTGATAAAACTCAATCACGTCGCTGGGGAAGACGTCTACCTTGGTTACTTTATGGGGCGATTCCTTTTGGAGTTTTCTTTTTTTTGCAGTGGATTGTACCGCGATTTAGTGTTTGGGGGCTATTTTGGTATTATGTGGTGATTGGGTTGTTATCGCAGGTGTTTTTCACTGTGGTGAATTTGCCTTATACTGCCATGACTCCCGAACTGACTCAGGATTATGATGAACGGACTAGCCTGAATAGTTTTCGGTTTACATTTTCTATTGGTGGTAGTATTTTTTCTTTGATTTTAGCTCGGATAGTGTTTTTGCAAATTAGCGATCGCTCACAACAGTATCTTGTTTTAGCAGCTATATGTACAGTTATTGCGATCGCATCATTATATTGGTGTGTTTATGGTACACGCGCTCGTGCTCTGGCTTTTGAAGCTAAACGTATCCAAGCTGAAGCTGCTCCGGATATCCCTTTTGTTGAACAATTAAAAATTGTCTTCAGCAACCGACCTTTTTTATTCGTGATTGGAATATATTTATTTTCTTGGCTAGGTGTGCAAATTACAGCGAACATTATTCCCTATTTTGTCGTTGATTGTATGCGCCTCCAAGAAGCTGATGTACCTACGGTGATGATTGCTGTCCAAGGAACGGCTTTATTAATGTTATTTGTTTGGGGTGCTCTGTGTAAAAAAGTGGGCAGAAAAGTTGTTTATTTTTTGGGAATGAGTTTGTGGATTATCGCTGGTGCTGGACTATATTTCTTACAGCCTGGACAAATAGTTTTGATGTATGTGATGGCGGTGATGGCTGGTTTTGGAGTTTCCACAGCTTATTTAATTCCTTGGGCGATGATTCCAGATGTGATTGAATTAGATGAGCTACAAACTGGACAACGCCGGGAAGGAATTTTTTATGGTTTTATGGTGTTGTTGCAAAAGTTTGGTTTAGCTTTTGGTTTATTTATAGTAGGAAATGCTTTAGAAGCAGCCGGTTTTAAAGCTAATGTACCAGGACAAGCTACACTACCAATTCAACCAGAATCAGCAATACAAGCTATCCGGCTTGCTGTCGGCCCTTTACCAACAATTTGTTTGATTTTAGGGTTATTTTTAACGTTTTTTTATCCTATCACCCGCGAAATGCACGCGGAAATTATGCTGAAACTCAAACAGCGACGGGAAAAGGTTGATTGA
- a CDS encoding MotA/TolQ/ExbB proton channel family protein — protein sequence MGIKDLFTAGGVVMWPLLAFSVLAVALIIERIRFWLQVNNRQSRVVRDVLNLYRLDNVVGAIDKLKQNADLPLARIFLAALELEEPNPEEFRLALESEAQAEIPLLKRFQNIFDTIIGLAPLLGLLGTVLGLIASFASLNLGDVGGTKTANVTAGISEALVSTATGLIVAIFVLLFANSFRGLYIRQIALIQEYGGQLELLYRRRYERGERSYAPTR from the coding sequence ATGGGAATTAAAGATCTGTTTACGGCAGGCGGTGTGGTGATGTGGCCGCTGTTGGCGTTTTCGGTGTTAGCGGTGGCGCTAATTATTGAGCGGATAAGATTTTGGCTGCAAGTTAATAATCGTCAAAGCCGCGTAGTCCGAGACGTTTTGAACCTTTATCGGCTAGATAATGTGGTGGGTGCGATCGATAAACTCAAACAAAACGCAGACTTACCACTGGCACGGATTTTTCTGGCAGCTTTAGAATTAGAAGAACCAAATCCAGAAGAATTTCGGCTAGCTTTAGAAAGTGAAGCCCAAGCAGAGATACCCTTGCTCAAACGCTTCCAAAATATTTTTGATACTATCATTGGTCTTGCACCTTTACTAGGCCTACTGGGTACAGTATTGGGACTGATAGCTTCCTTCGCGTCCTTGAATCTTGGTGATGTGGGAGGTACAAAAACAGCAAATGTGACAGCGGGGATCAGTGAAGCTTTGGTGTCAACAGCAACAGGACTCATTGTTGCGATATTCGTGCTGTTATTTGCTAACTCCTTCCGGGGACTCTACATCCGGCAAATAGCGCTGATTCAAGAATATGGGGGACAACTAGAGTTACTATATCGTCGTCGCTACGAAAGAGGAGAAAGAAGCTATGCGCCTACCAGATGA
- a CDS encoding M15 family metallopeptidase — MNKAGFPGKPENSSASSGDDIPAALRDTPDAAPKVRVRPLVLLIGGIVGFILLAGISGFLFFITSPQKTADSQPSPSASPSPSNSGNNNDVLLGHLAYPEVPESELIAISRDGRIRMRKSAAEKFQAMVQAARSAGVNLVPISGFRSVKDQEQLFFSVGAERNQTPSQRAALSAPPGHSEHHTGYAVDIGDGAVPATNLQANFDNTKAYEWLAANAARFSFEMSFPKDNSQGVSYEPWHWRFVGDSDSLETFYKAKNLQPTPTPQSTP; from the coding sequence TTGAATAAAGCTGGATTTCCTGGAAAACCGGAAAACTCATCAGCTTCCTCTGGTGATGATATTCCAGCAGCTTTGCGTGATACTCCAGATGCAGCACCCAAGGTGCGCGTGCGACCTCTGGTTTTGTTAATTGGAGGAATTGTTGGTTTTATCTTGCTGGCTGGGATTAGTGGTTTTTTATTTTTCATCACTTCACCCCAAAAAACCGCCGATTCTCAACCTTCGCCATCTGCTTCTCCCTCCCCCTCCAACTCTGGCAATAATAATGATGTTCTGTTAGGACATTTAGCCTATCCAGAAGTACCAGAGTCAGAGTTAATTGCCATTTCCAGAGACGGACGCATCCGGATGCGAAAAAGCGCAGCAGAAAAGTTTCAAGCAATGGTTCAAGCCGCACGCAGCGCTGGTGTAAATTTAGTACCCATTTCTGGCTTCCGCTCAGTGAAAGACCAGGAGCAGTTATTTTTTAGCGTCGGCGCCGAACGCAATCAAACCCCCTCCCAAAGAGCTGCTCTCAGCGCCCCACCAGGACATAGCGAACATCACACAGGTTATGCTGTAGACATCGGTGATGGTGCAGTCCCCGCAACTAATCTCCAAGCTAATTTTGACAACACCAAAGCATATGAGTGGCTAGCAGCCAACGCCGCCCGTTTTAGTTTTGAAATGTCTTTTCCCAAGGATAATTCCCAAGGAGTAAGTTATGAGCCTTGGCACTGGCGATTTGTTGGTGATAGCGATAGTCTAGAAACTTTCTATAAAGCTAAAAATTTACAACCAACTCCCACACCGCAATCAACACCATAA
- a CDS encoding AEC family transporter gives MTNLSELYLKLIGLAVLGFILGRKLPSMVPTRLGQLLFWVGAPLSVVAFLRQTDLSRQIWIAPAIAYLAIFLGAILAWVGMKGQAYFTKSIPQQPTQGSLLLAAMLGNTGYLGFPVTLAMVGKEYFAWALFYDLLGSLLGSYGLGVVLASHFGSSASNYWQMTQAILINPTLWGFGFGLVFRQVQLPDVVEFGLDKLAWTAIALSLVLIGMRLAQVTSWHSLPQAAMSLTIKMLLVPLVLGSALPLFGVTGAAAQVMILQMAMPPAFATLVIAETFDLDRDLAVTALAAGAIILLLTLPVWLWVF, from the coding sequence TTGACAAACCTATCGGAACTATACCTGAAGCTAATAGGATTAGCTGTTTTAGGATTCATTTTGGGACGCAAGCTACCTAGTATGGTTCCCACTCGTTTAGGTCAATTGCTGTTTTGGGTGGGAGCACCGCTGAGTGTTGTTGCTTTTTTGCGACAAACTGATTTATCTAGACAGATTTGGATTGCACCAGCGATCGCTTATTTGGCTATTTTTCTGGGAGCAATTTTGGCTTGGGTAGGGATGAAAGGGCAAGCATATTTTACAAAAAGTATTCCTCAACAACCAACTCAAGGTAGTCTACTGTTAGCTGCAATGCTAGGAAACACAGGTTATTTGGGCTTTCCTGTTACCTTAGCGATGGTTGGAAAAGAATATTTTGCGTGGGCTTTATTCTACGATTTGTTGGGATCACTGCTGGGATCTTATGGTTTAGGAGTTGTATTAGCGAGTCATTTTGGCAGCAGCGCCAGTAATTATTGGCAGATGACTCAAGCGATATTAATTAATCCTACTCTGTGGGGTTTCGGCTTTGGCTTAGTATTTCGCCAAGTGCAGTTACCAGATGTAGTTGAATTTGGCTTAGATAAATTGGCTTGGACTGCTATTGCCTTATCTCTAGTATTAATTGGGATGCGACTGGCTCAAGTTACTTCTTGGCACAGCTTACCACAAGCAGCCATGAGTTTGACAATTAAAATGCTGCTAGTTCCTTTGGTGCTCGGTAGTGCTTTACCTCTATTTGGTGTGACTGGTGCTGCTGCACAGGTAATGATTTTACAAATGGCAATGCCCCCGGCTTTTGCTACATTAGTCATTGCCGAAACCTTCGACCTTGATCGTGATTTAGCTGTCACAGCTTTAGCTGCAGGGGCGATAATATTGCTGCTGACTCTTCCTGTTTGGTTGTGGGTGTTTTGA
- the mrdA gene encoding penicillin-binding protein 2 — translation MALLQPSPLGQKKDTRTVGRSYQPTFVILFTLLMMTGIGARLAYLQIVQGANHRQRAEANRIRMIPKQPERGSIFDRNGKLLASTRHPRSVYLWPMAHTKPSWSVVGSRLSQILQIPQEEIEKKLEDAGANSSTLIRIARDLTEAQITALKEYETELKDVEVHTEAVRYYPHGRELAHVIGYTRELTAEQLQKKRHEGYRLGDVIGQMGIEKAYEKTLRGEWGGQQVEVDGAGRPLRVLGEKDAKPGNDLHLTIDLDVQKAAEKALKNRNGAIIALNPKNGSVLAMVSHPTFDPNIFSKQKLSKKDWETVQGVEHPLVNRALSAFPPASTFKIVTTTAGLESGKFSPKTVLQTYGSLTIGGTRFGEWNHAGFGPLGFVGAMQWSSDTFFYQIGRGIGGPTLIEWTRKYGFGKKTGFEFTSEEVKGLVPDQAWKKRAWKTDWTIGDTINMTIGQGALQTTPLQVAVMFAVPANGGYRVQPHLLKDNEDAKSWRSNLNMKPETIKILREGLRKVVSEGTGKVLNQPTVPPVAGKSGTAEAWNRGVKQNHAWFGAYAPADKPEILIVAFAEHSGGGGGSVAAPMILEIMEGYFQRKYPLRYQKPATEVSQSQNTNSVNRRRN, via the coding sequence ATGGCTTTATTGCAACCATCTCCACTTGGTCAGAAAAAAGATACACGCACGGTAGGACGAAGCTACCAACCGACATTTGTCATCCTCTTTACCCTATTGATGATGACTGGGATCGGTGCACGTTTAGCATATTTACAAATTGTCCAAGGCGCAAACCATCGCCAGCGAGCAGAAGCCAACCGAATTCGGATGATTCCCAAGCAGCCGGAACGGGGGAGCATTTTTGATCGCAATGGCAAACTTTTAGCCAGCACTCGCCATCCCCGTTCTGTGTATTTATGGCCGATGGCTCACACCAAGCCTTCATGGTCAGTTGTCGGTTCGCGCCTATCCCAAATTCTGCAAATTCCTCAAGAAGAAATTGAAAAAAAACTAGAAGATGCAGGTGCTAACTCTTCTACTCTCATTCGCATTGCTCGTGACCTGACTGAAGCTCAAATCACTGCATTGAAGGAGTATGAAACTGAACTCAAAGATGTAGAAGTCCACACAGAAGCTGTTCGTTACTATCCCCACGGTCGGGAATTAGCCCATGTCATCGGCTACACCCGCGAACTCACCGCCGAGCAGTTACAAAAGAAAAGGCATGAAGGCTATCGATTGGGAGACGTGATTGGTCAGATGGGGATCGAAAAAGCCTACGAAAAAACACTCAGAGGAGAATGGGGTGGTCAGCAAGTAGAAGTTGATGGTGCGGGTCGCCCACTGCGGGTGTTGGGAGAGAAAGACGCCAAACCCGGTAATGACCTGCACTTAACCATTGATTTGGATGTGCAAAAAGCTGCTGAAAAAGCTTTGAAGAATCGCAACGGCGCAATTATCGCTCTTAATCCTAAAAATGGCTCTGTTTTAGCAATGGTGTCTCATCCCACTTTTGATCCCAATATTTTTTCCAAGCAGAAATTGAGTAAAAAAGATTGGGAAACTGTCCAAGGTGTAGAACATCCCTTGGTTAACCGTGCGCTGAGTGCTTTTCCCCCTGCGAGTACTTTTAAAATTGTCACCACCACCGCTGGGTTGGAGTCGGGTAAATTCTCTCCCAAGACGGTGTTACAAACTTATGGTTCTTTAACCATCGGTGGTACCCGTTTTGGGGAATGGAACCACGCGGGATTTGGGCCTCTGGGTTTTGTCGGGGCGATGCAGTGGAGTAGTGATACGTTCTTTTATCAAATTGGTCGGGGAATCGGCGGCCCGACTTTAATTGAATGGACGCGCAAATATGGATTTGGTAAAAAGACTGGGTTTGAATTTACCTCAGAAGAGGTGAAAGGCTTGGTTCCAGATCAAGCATGGAAAAAGAGAGCTTGGAAGACCGATTGGACTATAGGCGACACTATTAATATGACTATCGGTCAAGGTGCTTTACAAACTACACCGCTACAAGTGGCGGTGATGTTTGCAGTTCCAGCTAATGGTGGCTACCGAGTCCAACCGCATTTGCTCAAAGACAATGAAGACGCTAAAAGCTGGCGCTCAAATTTAAATATGAAGCCGGAAACGATTAAAATTCTCCGTGAGGGACTGCGGAAGGTGGTATCAGAGGGTACGGGTAAGGTTTTAAATCAGCCAACAGTCCCGCCGGTAGCCGGGAAGAGTGGTACCGCCGAGGCTTGGAACCGGGGAGTGAAGCAAAATCATGCTTGGTTTGGTGCTTATGCACCTGCTGATAAACCGGAAATATTGATAGTCGCTTTTGCAGAACATTCTGGCGGTGGCGGCGGTAGTGTGGCGGCGCCGATGATTTTAGAGATTATGGAAGGGTATTTCCAACGGAAGTATCCTCTTAGATATCAAAAGCCAGCTACGGAAGTATCACAATCGCAAAATACTAACTCGGTGAATAGGCGTCGCAATTAA
- a CDS encoding energy transducer TonB, with amino-acid sequence MGFSGIAVEQRSQEAVALRSFLVYSLMGSLALHAGVLASGVGNFLSRVPETKDEPIEVAIIETPQPQVTQTPQVEEKEEKPKIIEKSVFTPPVEPKPVKVEEPRPEPKNAPVQKIIPQAENREPTRQNSPKITSAVANQTSKLSSSARTEERAPSGGGGGGGSSVLTGSTGSGFASGTGRGTGIGTGVGSGIGSGSGSGVGSGNGTGSTNSNLIGQLRGIRDSPAVSRGGNEVAVAPKNPVIEAPAAPVNRSSGNGRAACRECNAKYPEAARRRGIEGRVEVAVDTDDQGNVTNVRVARSSGNRELDEETLRQARDWKLKPAAGGRRGVSIGTEFAIQGSRRHSEVQQRRQQREAEERNQQVAEETPRLRRRLQASSNTDDSGERIREPQTRRRRSLDAVSSDTESRISRRLISRRSETTSQSAASSGGGSLRDSLRRSRRERVVSDASPAQPTRKRRRRADQARPASQTRLIESLRRSRPEAPAAAPEAPAASE; translated from the coding sequence ATGGGCTTTTCAGGCATTGCTGTTGAGCAGCGTTCTCAAGAAGCTGTGGCTCTTAGGTCTTTTCTAGTTTATAGTTTGATGGGTTCACTGGCGCTACATGCGGGTGTCCTAGCCTCAGGTGTAGGTAATTTTTTATCGAGAGTTCCAGAGACAAAAGACGAACCGATAGAAGTGGCAATTATTGAAACCCCACAACCGCAGGTTACACAAACCCCCCAAGTGGAGGAGAAAGAGGAAAAACCCAAAATAATTGAAAAAAGTGTTTTTACTCCTCCTGTAGAGCCAAAGCCAGTCAAAGTTGAGGAACCAAGACCGGAACCTAAAAACGCACCAGTACAAAAAATTATTCCACAAGCTGAAAATAGAGAACCAACTAGACAGAACTCTCCAAAGATTACTTCTGCAGTGGCAAATCAAACAAGTAAGCTGAGTTCATCGGCGAGAACTGAGGAGAGAGCACCTAGCGGCGGTGGCGGCGGCGGTGGTTCCTCTGTCTTAACTGGCAGCACTGGAAGTGGCTTTGCTAGTGGTACTGGTAGAGGTACTGGTATTGGTACTGGTGTAGGCTCTGGTATAGGTAGCGGCTCCGGTAGTGGAGTCGGCTCTGGTAATGGTACTGGCAGTACCAATAGTAATTTAATCGGGCAATTACGGGGGATTAGAGATTCTCCAGCAGTGAGCCGTGGTGGTAATGAAGTCGCTGTGGCACCGAAAAATCCTGTAATTGAAGCTCCAGCTGCGCCAGTAAATCGGAGCAGTGGGAATGGTCGTGCAGCTTGTCGTGAGTGTAATGCTAAATATCCAGAGGCGGCAAGAAGGCGAGGAATTGAAGGCAGAGTAGAAGTAGCTGTTGATACAGATGACCAAGGGAATGTGACTAATGTGCGGGTGGCTCGTTCTAGCGGGAACCGCGAATTAGATGAAGAAACTCTCAGACAAGCGCGGGATTGGAAATTAAAACCCGCAGCTGGTGGTAGACGAGGCGTATCTATAGGAACAGAATTTGCGATTCAAGGTTCACGGCGTCACAGCGAAGTTCAACAACGCAGACAACAAAGAGAAGCAGAAGAAAGAAACCAACAGGTAGCAGAAGAAACCCCCAGACTGAGAAGGCGGTTACAAGCATCTAGTAATACAGATGATTCTGGTGAAAGGATTAGAGAACCGCAAACTAGACGCAGGCGATCGCTCGATGCTGTATCATCAGACACAGAATCTAGAATCAGCCGTCGCTTAATATCTCGCAGATCAGAAACTACATCACAAAGTGCAGCATCTAGTGGTGGCGGAAGCCTGAGAGACTCGCTGCGTCGGTCACGGCGTGAGCGTGTCGTCAGTGATGCATCACCCGCCCAACCAACAAGAAAAAGACGGCGGCGTGCAGACCAAGCCAGACCAGCAAGTCAGACTCGGTTGATTGAATCTTTGCGTCGTTCTCGTCCAGAAGCGCCAGCCGCAGCACCAGAAGCTCCCGCTGCTTCTGAATAA